In a genomic window of Strix aluco isolate bStrAlu1 chromosome 3, bStrAlu1.hap1, whole genome shotgun sequence:
- the SIX2 gene encoding homeobox protein SIX2 — protein sequence MSMLPTFGFTQEQVACVCEVLQQGGNIERLGRFLWSLPACEHLHKNESVLKAKAVVAFHRGNFRELYKILESHQFSAHNHPKLQQLWLKAHYIEAEKLRGRPLGAVGKYRVRRKFPLPRSIWDGEETSYCFKEKSRSVLREWYAHNPYPSPREKRELAEATGLTTTQVSNWFKNRRQRDRAAEAKERENNENSNSNSHNPLSASMNGNKTVLGSSEDEKTPSGTPDHTSSSPALLLSSNPGLQPLHGLGHPQGPSAIPVPSADPMHHHSLQDSILNPMSSNLVDLGS from the exons ATGTCGATGCTCCCGACTTTTGGCTTCACCCAAGAGCAAGTGGCCTGCGTCTGCGAGGTGCTCCAGCAAGGCGGCAACATCGAGCGGCTGGGGCGGTTCCTctggtccctccctgcctgcgAGCACCTCCACAAGAACGAGAGCGTCCTGAAGGCCAAGGCGGTGGTGGCCTTCCACCGGGGCAACTTCCGTGAGCTCTACAAGATCCTGGAGAGCCACCAGTTCTCGGCGCACAACCACCccaagctgcagcagctctggctgaagGCGCACTACATCGAGGCGGAGAAGCTGCGGGGGCGACCCCTAGGGGCGGTGGGCAAGTACCGGGTGCGCCGCAAGTTCCCGCTGCCCCGCTCCATCTGGGACGGCGAGGAGACCAGCTACTGCTTCAAGGAGAAGAGCCGCAGCGTCCTCCGCGAGTGGTACGCCCACAACCCCTACCCGTCCCCCCGCGAGAAGCGGGAGCTGGCCGAGGCCACCGGCCTCACCACCACCCAGGTCAGCAACTGGTTCAAGAACCGCCGGCAGCGGGACCGCGCCGCCGAGGCCAAGGAAAG GGAAAACAACGAGAATTCCAACTCCAACAGCCACAACCCGCTCTCGGCGTCAATGAACGGGAATAAGacagttttggggagctcagagGACGAGAAGACGCCGTCAGGGACCCCGGATCACACCTCCTCCAGCCCCGCGCTGCTGCTCAGCTCCAACCCCGGGCTGCAGCCCCTGCACGGCCTGGGCCACCCCCAGGGCCCCAGCGCCATCCCCGTGCCCAGCGCCGACCCCATGCACCACCACAGCTTGCAGGACTCCATCCTCAACCCCATGTCATCCAACCTGGTCGATCTGGGCTCTTAA